A region from the Methanobrevibacter arboriphilus JCM 13429 = DSM 1125 genome encodes:
- a CDS encoding ABC transporter permease — MNLIILINNLNKIIFNKFISIIHKIIHKFSAVIIFFIIWEFLSVIGVFNPNFISSPSTIIIKIVELSLSGIIPFETAYTLIRVLIGVSLALIVAIPLGFLLGGFFKRIENSLNPLLRLLEQINPLTLFHLIILFTLINELAIVLVIYWAVQWPLLNNTVTGAKNVPSEFVKIGKSLNFNKSDIFWKIQLPSALPYIFTGLRLGVIFAFLIAMGVEMMGMTTGNGLGYFIMHSQETGYVPDMWAGVAVMTILAVLVNYSITLIEKEFYRIENLLF, encoded by the coding sequence ATGAATTTAATAATCTTAATTAATAATCTTAATAAAATAATTTTTAACAAATTTATATCGATTATTCATAAAATCATTCATAAATTTTCTGCAGTTATTATCTTTTTTATCATATGGGAATTTTTATCAGTTATAGGAGTATTTAATCCTAATTTCATTTCTTCTCCATCGACTATTATTATAAAAATAGTCGAATTGAGTTTAAGTGGGATAATCCCTTTTGAAACAGCTTATACTCTAATAAGAGTTTTAATAGGAGTTAGTTTAGCTTTGATTGTAGCTATTCCATTGGGATTTTTGCTTGGAGGATTTTTTAAAAGGATTGAAAATTCATTAAACCCATTGTTGAGATTGTTAGAACAGATTAATCCATTAACTCTTTTTCATTTAATAATTTTATTTACATTAATAAATGAACTTGCAATTGTACTCGTGATATATTGGGCAGTTCAATGGCCTTTGTTGAATAACACAGTTACTGGTGCAAAAAATGTACCTTCAGAGTTTGTTAAAATTGGAAAATCACTGAATTTTAATAAATCTGATATTTTTTGGAAAATACAGTTACCCTCTGCACTTCCTTATATTTTCACAGGATTAAGATTAGGCGTAATATTTGCTTTTTTAATAGCTATGGGTGTGGAGATGATGGGAATGACAACAGGGAATGGTTTAGGTTATTTCATAATGCATTCGCAAGAAACTGGCTATGTTCCAGATATGTGGGCAGGAGTTGCTGTTATGACAATTTTAGCTGTTTTAGTTAATTATTCTATTACTTTAATAGAAAAGGAGTTTTACAGAATAGAAAATTTGTTATTTTAA
- a CDS encoding ABC transporter substrate-binding protein, whose amino-acid sequence MVNKKLIAIVIVIIAIIAIIAGLVFLPSSANANSINGAVTKDCSGTPWFVGYEKGFFDKYNVNVVDKGDIPYAQQPAALSSGELNVYDGHPNALINLIKSGVPVQAVVVTGAEPINGSLDEEHMHWLVKENSSLKGPEDFEKFVKDNGRKVKVGVLATGVCADLETNAWLRKNNITPNDTIEYVTLPDNQQEQALLQGDIDIATLHPPFFAKAEKDSNETNDSSKKLRILTTSTEAFGPAAGLSFAIVNEEFIKEHPDTVRNFIKAFKDADRWSNDNREEAGEITAKNIDLPYTANVHWYSPSGAIDDEVKGYIQDWIDAMEADGLIEHGEFVPEDLYTTEFNDTWDTSLPNQ is encoded by the coding sequence ATGGTAAATAAAAAATTAATAGCTATAGTTATTGTAATTATAGCGATAATAGCAATAATAGCAGGATTAGTATTTTTACCATCATCGGCAAATGCTAATTCTATTAATGGAGCTGTAACAAAAGATTGTTCAGGAACTCCTTGGTTTGTAGGATATGAAAAAGGATTTTTTGATAAATATAATGTAAATGTTGTTGATAAAGGTGATATTCCTTATGCTCAACAACCTGCAGCACTTTCATCAGGAGAATTAAATGTATATGATGGACATCCAAATGCATTAATAAATCTTATTAAGAGTGGTGTTCCAGTTCAAGCTGTAGTAGTAACTGGAGCAGAACCTATTAATGGATCTTTAGATGAAGAACATATGCACTGGCTTGTTAAAGAAAATAGTTCTTTAAAAGGTCCAGAAGATTTTGAAAAATTTGTAAAAGATAATGGAAGAAAAGTTAAAGTTGGAGTACTTGCTACTGGTGTTTGTGCTGATTTAGAAACAAATGCATGGTTAAGAAAAAATAATATTACACCTAATGATACTATCGAATATGTTACTCTTCCAGATAATCAACAAGAACAAGCATTATTACAAGGTGATATTGATATTGCAACATTACATCCTCCATTTTTTGCAAAAGCAGAAAAAGATAGTAATGAAACCAATGATTCTAGCAAAAAATTAAGAATTTTAACTACTAGTACTGAAGCATTTGGTCCTGCAGCAGGATTATCCTTTGCAATAGTTAATGAAGAATTTATAAAAGAACATCCTGATACTGTTCGAAATTTCATCAAAGCATTTAAAGATGCTGATAGATGGTCTAATGATAACAGGGAAGAAGCAGGTGAAATAACTGCTAAAAATATTGATTTACCATATACAGCTAATGTTCACTGGTATAGTCCTTCTGGAGCTATTGATGATGAAGTTAAAGGATATATACAAGATTGGATTGATGCAATGGAAGCTGATGGATTAATAGAACATGGTGAATTTGTACCTGAGGATTTATATACTACTGAATTTAATGATACTTGGGATACTAGCTTACCAAATCAATAA
- a CDS encoding ABC transporter permease, producing MSSVNFSPTSLFKSTLHKYIAIIVFLIAWQILPTLGLVNQIFIPTPTTILNEMYRLCLDGTLQYNTLVSLWRVFSGFLLALIVALPLGFLLGGFFKNFEKAVNPLLQLLSQANPFTLFPIFIVFLGIGELSKITIIYWVTQWPILLNTITGISNVDPVLVKMAKSAGLGKVEIFTKVLIPASLPTVFTGIRMGAVFAFFMLIGAEMLGSTAGLGHMIMQAQMVMQIPKMWAGIVTVALLGYIVNYGLLYLEKRVSTWKQDVEI from the coding sequence ATGAGTTCTGTAAATTTTTCACCAACATCTCTATTTAAATCAACATTACATAAATACATTGCAATTATAGTATTTTTAATAGCTTGGCAGATTCTTCCAACTTTAGGGCTTGTAAATCAAATATTTATTCCAACTCCAACCACAATCCTTAATGAAATGTATAGATTATGTTTAGATGGAACTTTACAATATAATACCTTAGTAAGTTTATGGAGAGTGTTTTCAGGTTTTCTTCTTGCACTTATAGTTGCACTACCTCTTGGATTTTTATTAGGTGGCTTTTTTAAAAATTTTGAAAAAGCAGTAAATCCACTTCTTCAGCTTTTATCTCAGGCAAACCCATTTACTTTGTTTCCTATATTCATTGTATTTTTAGGAATAGGAGAACTTTCTAAAATAACAATTATCTATTGGGTCACTCAATGGCCAATATTACTGAATACTATTACTGGTATATCTAATGTTGATCCTGTTTTAGTAAAAATGGCTAAATCTGCGGGATTAGGTAAAGTAGAAATTTTTACTAAGGTACTGATTCCAGCTTCACTACCAACAGTTTTCACTGGTATCCGTATGGGTGCAGTTTTCGCATTTTTCATGCTGATTGGTGCTGAGATGTTAGGATCAACTGCTGGTTTAGGTCATATGATTATGCAAGCTCAAATGGTAATGCAAATACCTAAAATGTGGGCAGGAATCGTAACTGTTGCTTTACTTGGTTATATTGTAAATTATGGTTTACTTTATTTAGAAAAAAGAGTTTCAACATGGAAACAAGATGTTGAAATTTAA
- a CDS encoding ABC transporter ATP-binding protein translates to MNKDNNDTSKIIIRNIKKTFERKGKKSKEEEFLAIDNVNLDIYNGEFLVILGPSGCGKSTLLDIIGGLSTPSKGEIKINDKIVDGPGLDRGIVFQQYALLPWRNALHNVTFPLESHLDKKECEKISKEYLSLVGLSGFEDRYPNELSGGMKQRVAIARALAIDPEILLMDEPFAAVDAQTRSILQEDLLKITENNKKTVIFITHSIDEAIFLADKVAIMTARPGTIKEIVNIPISRQHRFKTDFKSSTDFARLRHKIWELLKEEVIKSQEIKENKLEFETSIEKGGGI, encoded by the coding sequence TTGAATAAAGATAATAATGATACTTCTAAAATCATTATAAGAAATATTAAAAAAACATTTGAAAGAAAAGGAAAAAAATCTAAAGAAGAGGAATTTCTTGCAATAGATAATGTTAATTTAGATATATATAATGGAGAATTTTTGGTTATTTTGGGTCCAAGTGGTTGTGGAAAATCAACATTATTAGACATTATCGGTGGTCTTTCTACTCCATCAAAAGGTGAAATAAAAATTAATGATAAAATTGTTGATGGTCCTGGATTAGATAGAGGAATTGTTTTTCAACAATATGCTCTTCTACCATGGAGAAATGCTTTACACAATGTAACTTTTCCATTAGAATCTCATTTAGATAAAAAAGAATGTGAAAAAATTAGTAAAGAATACCTTTCACTTGTAGGGCTATCTGGCTTTGAAGATAGATATCCTAATGAACTAAGTGGTGGTATGAAACAGAGAGTAGCTATTGCTCGTGCATTAGCTATTGATCCAGAAATTTTACTTATGGATGAACCTTTTGCAGCTGTTGATGCTCAAACAAGATCTATCTTACAAGAAGATTTACTTAAAATAACAGAAAACAATAAAAAAACAGTTATATTTATTACTCATAGTATAGATGAAGCTATATTTTTAGCTGATAAAGTTGCAATCATGACAGCTCGACCAGGAACTATTAAAGAAATTGTAAATATTCCAATATCAAGGCAACATAGATTTAAAACAGATTTTAAGAGCAGTACTGATTTTGCTAGATTAAGACACAAAATTTGGGAGCTTTTAAAAGAAGAAGTTATTAAATCTCAAGAAATTAAAGAAAATAAGCTTGAATTTGAGACTTCAATTGAAAAAGGTGGGGGAATTTAA
- a CDS encoding nitrogenase component 1, translating into MSEKSENYIDESSSPRIVEAPRYGCTLSGAYEAAVGLNEGVPILHSGSGCGMSQLFGANYGGAQNAPGDYGGSSTPCSCLVEEHVIFGGEDKLRKLIDSTIKISTGEFFTVISGCVPSLIGDDVDAVVNEFRDKAPIIHVNAPGFKGNSFEGYELFFEALVDQYLKPSDKKEKKLINILGIVPFQHIFWKGELRAIKELLEKLDIEANVIFGEFDTVEKIQKIPSAAYNIVLSPWIGHRAARKLEKEFDTPYISFPGIPTGPIQTTKFLRKLAEILPINKRKLEDLIKEGERRAYRTIEYAGDILQFDVPNVYFGVVADSNTAVSITRYLTDEVGQLPDIVIITDNPPEEYKEGIINAITSSEEIQFTPDIIFEIDSFKINQLLKDRPFLNLYASSLESVIKGELETTHVTVSFPSYNRLVLGDNYVGYDGGLNLIQDLFYDKAGPL; encoded by the coding sequence TTGAGTGAAAAATCAGAAAACTATATAGATGAATCAAGTTCACCTAGAATAGTAGAAGCTCCAAGATATGGTTGTACATTATCTGGAGCTTATGAAGCAGCGGTTGGATTAAATGAGGGGGTTCCTATTCTTCATTCTGGTTCAGGTTGTGGTATGAGTCAATTGTTTGGTGCAAATTATGGAGGAGCTCAAAATGCTCCTGGTGATTATGGAGGCTCATCTACTCCATGTTCTTGTCTTGTTGAAGAACATGTGATTTTTGGAGGAGAAGATAAGTTAAGAAAACTTATTGATTCAACAATAAAAATTTCAACAGGTGAATTTTTTACTGTAATATCAGGTTGTGTTCCATCTTTAATTGGAGACGATGTTGATGCTGTTGTTAATGAATTTAGAGATAAAGCACCTATAATCCACGTGAATGCTCCAGGTTTTAAAGGAAACTCATTTGAAGGATATGAATTATTTTTTGAAGCTCTTGTAGATCAATATTTAAAGCCTTCGGATAAAAAAGAAAAAAAATTAATTAATATATTAGGTATTGTACCATTTCAACATATTTTTTGGAAAGGGGAGCTTAGAGCTATTAAAGAATTACTTGAAAAACTTGATATAGAAGCTAATGTTATATTTGGAGAATTTGACACAGTTGAAAAAATTCAAAAGATACCTTCTGCAGCATATAATATTGTTTTATCCCCATGGATTGGTCATAGGGCTGCTCGTAAACTTGAAAAAGAATTTGATACACCTTATATAAGTTTTCCTGGAATACCTACAGGCCCTATTCAAACTACAAAATTTTTAAGAAAGTTAGCTGAAATTCTTCCTATTAATAAAAGGAAGCTTGAAGATTTAATAAAAGAAGGAGAGCGTAGAGCTTATCGTACAATTGAATATGCTGGAGATATTCTTCAGTTTGATGTTCCTAATGTTTATTTTGGAGTTGTAGCTGATTCAAATACTGCTGTGAGTATTACAAGATATTTAACTGATGAAGTTGGACAACTTCCAGATATTGTTATTATTACTGATAATCCTCCTGAAGAATATAAGGAAGGAATTATTAATGCAATAACAAGTAGTGAAGAGATTCAATTTACTCCAGATATTATATTTGAAATAGATTCATTCAAAATAAATCAACTTTTAAAGGATAGACCATTTTTAAATCTTTATGCAAGTTCTCTTGAATCTGTTATTAAAGGTGAATTAGAAACTACTCATGTTACAGTTTCTTTTCCTTCATATAATAGGCTGGTTTTAGGAGATAATTATGTTGGATATGATGGTGGTCTTAATTTAATTCAAGATTTGTTTTATGATAAAGCAGGACCTTTGTAG
- a CDS encoding nitrogenase component 1, with amino-acid sequence MAKNELDSEDYIVELDKVTCPTREQRANGTNVYFGKASELLDDAKKGNLKCTERGFQQSGGCILNFYLSVRVSTIRDAAIIFNGPVGCSHAALGYKELYGAIPEALGKPTNYKLNWLTTNLGEDDVVFGAKDKLIEAIKEAEDRYSPKAIFILTTCVTGIIGEDIESAVNEIQPDVKATIVPIHCEGVRSKIMQTGYDAFWHGVLKYLVKKPKKKQKDLVNIASMLSYAWQDRIEIERLLGKLGLRVNFIPEFASVEDFEQLSEAAVTAPICPTYTDYLSRGLHQHFGVPFFMYPSPIGINNTDEWLREIAKYTGKEEEVEELIKEEHKKYVPKLKEIKDKFKAIEDKRGSKIDVLGSLGQGRLVTQLPYFDELGVKSSSAMAQDFDNILIDELEDVIDKVGDFNVMVNTFQAAEQLHITEQTKPDMALTCPFQGGAWKREGSVSRLHSLRGDPRKWSTQAGYAGAVAYGNFLLQALKNESLQRLSKENTGVSVKKWYLDQPDPLYFAEKGK; translated from the coding sequence ATGGCTAAAAATGAACTTGATTCAGAGGATTACATTGTAGAACTTGATAAAGTCACATGCCCTACTCGTGAACAACGTGCAAATGGAACAAATGTGTACTTTGGAAAAGCTAGTGAACTTTTAGATGATGCAAAAAAAGGTAATTTAAAATGTACTGAAAGAGGGTTTCAACAATCTGGAGGATGTATCCTAAATTTTTACCTCTCAGTGAGAGTTTCTACAATAAGAGATGCTGCGATAATTTTTAATGGTCCTGTTGGATGTTCACATGCAGCATTAGGTTATAAAGAACTATATGGAGCTATTCCAGAAGCATTAGGAAAACCAACAAATTATAAACTTAATTGGTTAACTACTAATCTTGGAGAAGATGATGTTGTTTTTGGTGCTAAAGATAAGCTTATTGAAGCTATTAAAGAAGCTGAAGATAGGTATTCTCCAAAAGCTATTTTCATTTTAACTACCTGTGTCACAGGGATAATTGGTGAAGATATTGAATCTGCAGTAAATGAGATCCAACCTGATGTAAAAGCAACCATTGTTCCAATTCACTGTGAAGGTGTAAGATCTAAAATCATGCAAACAGGATATGATGCTTTTTGGCATGGAGTATTAAAATATCTTGTTAAAAAACCTAAAAAGAAACAAAAAGACTTAGTTAATATAGCTAGTATGTTATCTTATGCATGGCAAGATAGGATTGAAATTGAAAGATTACTTGGTAAGTTAGGCTTAAGAGTAAATTTTATTCCAGAATTTGCAAGTGTTGAAGACTTTGAACAGCTGTCAGAGGCAGCAGTAACAGCACCAATTTGTCCAACTTATACAGATTACTTATCAAGAGGACTTCACCAACATTTTGGAGTTCCATTTTTCATGTATCCTTCTCCTATTGGTATTAATAATACTGATGAATGGCTTAGAGAGATAGCTAAGTATACTGGAAAAGAAGAAGAAGTTGAAGAACTTATAAAAGAAGAACATAAGAAATATGTTCCTAAATTAAAAGAGATTAAAGATAAGTTTAAAGCTATTGAGGATAAAAGAGGTTCAAAAATTGATGTTCTTGGTTCTCTTGGACAAGGACGGCTTGTTACTCAATTACCTTACTTTGATGAGTTAGGTGTTAAATCAAGTTCAGCAATGGCACAGGATTTTGATAATATCTTAATCGATGAATTAGAAGATGTTATTGATAAAGTCGGTGATTTTAATGTTATGGTAAATACTTTCCAAGCAGCTGAACAACTCCATATTACTGAACAAACAAAACCAGATATGGCTTTAACATGTCCGTTCCAAGGTGGTGCTTGGAAACGTGAAGGTTCTGTTTCAAGATTACATTCACTTAGAGGAGATCCAAGAAAATGGAGTACTCAGGCAGGATATGCTGGTGCAGTTGCATATGGAAACTTTTTACTCCAAGCACTTAAAAATGAATCACTACAAAGACTTTCTAAAGAAAATACTGGCGTTAGTGTCAAAAAATGGTACTTAGATCAACCAGATCCATTGTACTTTGCTGAAAAAGGAAAATAA
- the nifH gene encoding nitrogenase iron protein, which translates to MKKIKEIAIYGKGGIGKSTTTSNISAALSDAGYNVMQVGCDPKSDSTHTLTGGKSIPTVLESLRKGRGALKVEDVIFEGFNGIHCVEAGGPEPGVGCAGRGIITAVEFLKQQNVYEEYAPDVVLYDVLGDVVCGGFAMPIREGVADQVYTVSSADFMAIYAANNLFKGIKKYSTGGGALFSGIIANSITFSAQKDILKDFVDQTDSTIAGFVPRSLTVTQAELAGKTTIEADPESAQADVYRKLAKDIYNNKNEYVPSPLESDELKDWAESWSDKLLELKKQEEGDFKI; encoded by the coding sequence TTGAAGAAAATAAAAGAGATTGCTATATATGGAAAAGGTGGAATAGGAAAATCTACTACCACCTCAAATATTAGTGCAGCATTGTCGGATGCTGGATATAATGTAATGCAAGTGGGTTGTGACCCAAAAAGTGATTCTACACATACATTAACTGGTGGAAAATCAATACCAACAGTACTTGAATCACTGAGAAAAGGAAGGGGAGCTTTAAAAGTTGAAGATGTAATTTTTGAAGGATTTAATGGAATCCACTGTGTTGAAGCTGGAGGTCCTGAACCTGGTGTTGGATGTGCTGGAAGAGGTATAATTACAGCAGTAGAATTTTTAAAACAACAAAATGTATATGAAGAATATGCTCCTGATGTTGTTTTATATGATGTTCTTGGGGATGTTGTTTGTGGAGGATTTGCAATGCCAATAAGAGAAGGAGTAGCAGATCAAGTCTACACAGTTTCTTCTGCAGATTTTATGGCTATTTATGCAGCTAATAATCTTTTTAAAGGTATAAAAAAATATTCTACAGGAGGGGGAGCTCTCTTCAGTGGAATAATTGCAAATTCAATTACATTTTCTGCTCAAAAAGATATTCTAAAAGATTTTGTTGATCAGACAGATAGTACAATAGCAGGCTTTGTTCCAAGATCTCTTACAGTAACACAAGCAGAATTAGCAGGAAAAACAACTATTGAAGCAGATCCAGAATCAGCACAAGCAGATGTTTATAGAAAACTTGCAAAGGATATTTATAATAACAAAAATGAATATGTACCATCTCCTTTAGAAAGTGATGAACTAAAGGATTGGGCAGAATCGTGGTCTGATAAATTATTAGAACTTAAAAAACAAGAAGAAGGTGATTTTAAGATATAA